The following proteins come from a genomic window of Pseudomonas putida:
- the uvrY gene encoding UvrY/SirA/GacA family response regulator transcription factor — MIRVLVVDDHDLVRTGITRMLADIDGLQVVGEGDSGESALKLARELKPDVVLMDVKMPGIGGLEATRKLLRSHPDIKVVAVTVCEEDPFPTRLLQAGAAGYLTKGAGLDEMVQAIRLAFAGQRYISPQIAQQLALKPFQPQGSPFDALSEREIQIALMIVGCQKVQIISDKLCLSPKTVNTYRYRIFEKLSVTSDVELTLLAVRHGMVDASL; from the coding sequence TTGATTAGGGTCTTAGTGGTCGATGATCACGATCTGGTACGAACCGGTATTACACGGATGTTGGCCGACATCGACGGCCTGCAGGTGGTGGGTGAGGGAGACTCGGGCGAGTCGGCACTGAAACTGGCCCGGGAGCTGAAGCCGGACGTTGTGCTGATGGATGTAAAAATGCCCGGCATCGGCGGCTTGGAGGCCACCCGAAAACTGCTGCGCAGCCACCCTGACATCAAGGTAGTGGCGGTGACTGTGTGCGAGGAAGACCCGTTCCCCACACGCTTGTTGCAGGCCGGCGCTGCCGGTTACCTGACCAAGGGTGCGGGCCTTGACGAAATGGTCCAAGCCATTCGTCTGGCCTTTGCCGGCCAGCGCTATATCAGCCCGCAGATCGCCCAGCAGCTGGCGCTGAAACCGTTCCAGCCGCAGGGCTCTCCGTTCGACGCGTTGTCCGAACGGGAAATCCAGATTGCCCTGATGATCGTCGGCTGCCAGAAGGTGCAGATCATCTCCGACAAGTTGTGCCTCTCGCCCAAGACCGTCAATACTTACCGTTATCGGATCTTTGAAAAACTCTCGGTCACCAGTGACGTCGAATTGACCTTGCTGGCCGTTCGCCACGGTATGGTTGACGCAAGCCTGTAA
- the uvrC gene encoding excinuclease ABC subunit UvrC — MSQVFDASAFLATCSGRPGVYRMFDGEARLLYVGKAKNLKKRLASYFRKTGLAPKTAALVARIAQVETTITANETEALLLEQNLIKEWRPPYNILLRDDKSYPYVFLSDGEFPRLGIHRGAKKAKGRYFGPYPSAGAIRESLSLLQKAFSVRQCEDSYYANRTRPCLQYQIKRCKGPCTDLVTAEEYAEDVRHSVMFLEGRSQQLGNELNAEMEKAAMALDFEKAAELRDQIALLRRVQDQQYIEGGSGDVDVIAAFVNPGGACVHLISVRGGRVLGSKNFFPQVGIEEEVAEVMAAFLSQYYLGNAERELPGELIVNVVHEDFNAITEALHTLRGRELTISHRVRGTRARWQQLAVTNAEQALNARLANRQHMAARFEALAEVLGLDEVPQRLECYDISHSSGEATVASCVVFGPEGPIKSDYRRFNIEGVTAGDDYAAMHQALTRRYGRIKDGEGKLPDVLLVDGGKGQLNMARDVMQELGFTDLTLLGVAKGVTRKAGFETLYLNDVHHEFTLKGDSSALHLIQQIRDEAHRFAITGHRARRGKARRVSSLEDVAGVGPKRRRDLLKHFGGLQELNRASIDEIAKAPGISKKLAESIYASLHSE, encoded by the coding sequence ATGTCCCAAGTCTTTGATGCCAGCGCATTCCTGGCGACCTGCAGCGGTCGCCCGGGCGTTTACCGGATGTTCGACGGCGAAGCCCGGCTGCTTTACGTGGGCAAGGCCAAGAACCTGAAGAAGCGCCTGGCCAGCTATTTCCGCAAGACTGGCCTTGCCCCCAAGACCGCCGCGCTGGTTGCGCGCATCGCCCAGGTTGAAACCACCATCACCGCCAACGAAACCGAGGCGTTGCTGCTGGAGCAGAACCTGATCAAGGAATGGCGGCCGCCGTACAACATCCTGCTGCGCGACGATAAGTCCTACCCCTACGTGTTTCTGTCCGATGGCGAGTTTCCGCGCCTGGGCATTCACCGGGGGGCAAAAAAGGCCAAGGGCCGTTATTTTGGCCCGTACCCCAGCGCCGGGGCCATTCGCGAAAGCCTCAGCCTGCTGCAAAAGGCTTTTTCAGTGCGTCAGTGCGAAGATAGCTACTACGCCAACCGCACCCGACCATGCCTGCAATACCAGATAAAACGTTGCAAAGGGCCCTGCACCGACCTGGTGACTGCCGAGGAATACGCAGAAGACGTGCGCCATTCGGTGATGTTTCTGGAAGGGCGTAGCCAGCAACTGGGCAATGAGTTGAACGCCGAGATGGAGAAGGCCGCCATGGCCCTCGATTTCGAAAAAGCCGCCGAGCTGCGCGACCAGATCGCCCTGTTGCGCCGCGTGCAGGACCAGCAGTACATCGAGGGCGGCAGCGGTGATGTCGACGTCATCGCCGCCTTCGTCAACCCGGGTGGCGCCTGTGTGCACCTGATCAGCGTGCGCGGCGGGCGAGTACTGGGCAGCAAGAACTTCTTCCCGCAAGTGGGCATCGAGGAGGAGGTGGCCGAGGTCATGGCCGCATTCCTGTCCCAGTACTACTTGGGCAACGCAGAGCGCGAGCTGCCCGGCGAGTTGATCGTCAATGTTGTGCACGAAGACTTCAATGCCATCACCGAAGCACTGCACACGCTGCGTGGCCGCGAACTGACCATTAGCCACCGGGTGCGTGGTACCCGCGCCCGCTGGCAACAACTGGCAGTGACCAATGCCGAGCAGGCGCTGAATGCCCGCCTGGCCAACCGCCAGCACATGGCTGCGCGCTTCGAGGCCCTGGCCGAAGTGCTGGGCCTGGATGAAGTGCCGCAACGCCTGGAATGCTACGACATCAGCCACTCCAGTGGTGAAGCTACCGTGGCCAGTTGCGTGGTGTTCGGCCCTGAAGGGCCGATCAAGTCCGACTACCGCCGCTTCAACATCGAAGGCGTCACCGCAGGTGACGATTACGCGGCCATGCATCAGGCCCTGACCCGCCGCTATGGGCGCATCAAGGACGGTGAGGGCAAGTTGCCCGACGTGCTGCTGGTGGACGGTGGCAAGGGCCAGCTGAACATGGCCCGCGATGTGATGCAGGAGCTGGGCTTCACCGACCTGACCCTGCTCGGTGTGGCCAAGGGCGTCACACGCAAGGCGGGTTTCGAAACCCTGTACCTGAACGATGTGCATCACGAATTCACCCTCAAGGGCGATTCATCGGCCTTGCACCTGATCCAGCAGATCCGCGACGAAGCCCACCGCTTCGCTATCACCGGCCACCGCGCCCGCCGTGGCAAGGCCCGTCGAGTCTCCAGCCTTGAAGATGTGGCCGGGGTAGGGCCCAAGCGCCGCCGCGACCTGCTGAAACATTTCGGCGGCCTGCAGGAGCTCAACCGCGCCAGTATCGATGAAATCGCCAAAGCCCCCGGCATCAGTAAAAAGCTTGCCGAATCAATTTATGCCAGCCTGCATAGCGAGTAG
- the pgsA gene encoding CDP-diacylglycerol--glycerol-3-phosphate 3-phosphatidyltransferase yields the protein MNIPNLLTVLRVLLIPCFILLFYMPYEWSYMAASSVFAVAAATDWLDGYLARRLQQSTPFGAFLDPVADKLMVAVALVLLVQTHANFWLTLPAAVIIGREIVVSALREWMAELGARAHVAVSNLGKWKTAAQMLALVILLGNPPAVTFWVILGYGLLLVAAGLTLWSMVHYLLAAWPHLREGSEKK from the coding sequence ATGAATATTCCAAACCTGCTCACCGTTCTACGCGTCCTGCTCATTCCGTGCTTCATTCTGCTCTTCTATATGCCCTATGAGTGGAGCTACATGGCTGCCAGCAGCGTATTCGCGGTTGCCGCCGCCACCGATTGGCTGGACGGCTACCTGGCGCGTCGACTGCAGCAGAGCACGCCGTTCGGCGCCTTTCTCGACCCGGTGGCTGACAAGCTGATGGTGGCAGTGGCCCTGGTGCTGCTGGTGCAGACCCACGCCAACTTCTGGCTGACCCTGCCGGCGGCGGTCATCATCGGTCGCGAGATCGTGGTGTCTGCGCTGCGCGAATGGATGGCTGAGCTAGGGGCGCGAGCACATGTGGCGGTGTCCAACCTCGGTAAGTGGAAGACTGCGGCGCAGATGCTGGCGCTGGTGATCCTGCTGGGCAACCCGCCAGCGGTAACGTTCTGGGTGATCCTGGGCTACGGGCTGCTGCTGGTGGCAGCGGGGCTGACGCTGTGGTCGATGGTGCACTACCTGTTGGCCGCCTGGCCGCACCTGCGCGAAGGTTCGGAAAAAAAATAA
- the tssE gene encoding type VI secretion system baseplate subunit TssE has protein sequence MSGFFDRLMADPSAIREPSRQENASHKFAAIKRHLETLLNARQGCSQSSPDLGLRDFNGHDVSSGDLLQQVSADIRRTLQRFEPRIHVRALKAVPDCHAPLELHFRLDCQVQVNNQAEQLQLELLVNGHRQTTLVIARSPVATTKTLDEALEEQLNVLRKKSKALTITPAKVTRLGSNEHPIDSREMAIQFMVGDKPHYQLQAACLIPGQQRMLVLNYSKPGPLSDDDISHWRALKDELRFA, from the coding sequence ATGAGTGGTTTCTTCGATCGCTTGATGGCGGACCCGTCCGCCATCCGGGAGCCGTCTCGCCAGGAAAACGCTTCGCACAAGTTCGCGGCCATCAAGCGTCACCTCGAAACGTTGCTGAACGCTCGCCAGGGTTGCTCCCAAAGCAGCCCCGACCTGGGCCTGCGCGACTTCAACGGGCATGACGTCAGCAGCGGCGACCTGCTGCAGCAAGTGAGCGCCGATATCCGCCGTACCCTCCAGCGCTTTGAACCGCGCATCCACGTGCGCGCGCTCAAAGCGGTACCGGATTGTCACGCCCCGTTGGAACTGCATTTCAGGCTCGACTGCCAGGTGCAGGTCAACAACCAGGCAGAGCAGTTGCAGCTGGAGCTGCTGGTAAACGGACACAGACAAACCACGTTGGTGATCGCTCGCAGCCCTGTTGCAACCACCAAGACCCTGGATGAGGCCTTGGAGGAGCAACTGAACGTATTACGGAAGAAGTCAAAGGCGCTGACCATTACGCCCGCGAAAGTGACCCGCCTTGGAAGCAATGAGCATCCCATCGACAGTCGGGAAATGGCCATCCAGTTCATGGTCGGCGACAAGCCCCACTACCAGCTTCAGGCGGCCTGCCTGATACCGGGGCAGCAACGGATGCTGGTGCTCAACTACAGCAAGCCTGGGCCTTTGAGTGACGACGATATCAGCCACTGGCGCGCGCTTAAAGACGAGCTCCGATTTGCCTGA
- the tssM gene encoding type VI secretion system membrane subunit TssM: MNQLWKYLKRWGWPLMTRIGLAMPLLLGLGAVLMLVAIWWLGPQWTWRDQQPLASVVHRSVASLVLLLMVLLCWLVVLRTRFRRLQAERQQAMDAEADPALPFVHAQEKGLSQALARYLDNAGGRRALYRLPWYLVLGARQAGKSSFIDCTDQSFSLTRIDKAQARGRPAQALAYPVGWWISNDAVIIDPPGAFISQNGPVDSLSSGSSDAESSVPPGTQANLWQHLLDWLQRNRSQRALNGLVLVVDLPALLHGTVEQRTALAHLLRTRLYEVSSQLGSRLPLYVVLSKFDLLDGFDQFYSKLSAAKRNSLFGFTFKLDAVDTFDAWLGEYGEHYDRLLEQLFEQVIDQLDVPGSPALRSRLYSLHRQLLGLRPVLLGFLRETLASDRFTTPALVRGVYWSSVVQHGDVRNAFVREAAQPYKTSLPLVEGKTQGKALAYFIQQAFGRVIYKEAGLAGDNVRVARRKRQLLWVGSSVGVLAFCVAIASWHRYFDINGVKAASVLAKSREYSHHEVDQRLDPTGRNLLEPLDQIRDAVAVFGDYRAAWPGVADLGLYQGRTIGPTVDEAYLSLLSRRFLPALASGVIEAMDAAPPGSEQQMTALRVYRMLEDRRNRRAEWVEDWMAQQWQQAFPGQGQLQRDLMRHLKYALAYADTDLPQYRQRVSQVQQTLRKVPLPQRVYAGLKQQAQEQLHTGLDLRHQVGPAFDVVYQLSSGSSQGDNGVLLAPMLTAKGFKEYFEPRSQRFTEMAMIDQWVLGERAQLDYSDADQAALNERLRNLYSADYIDSWRRALNAFSVADFRDLDHGVTILEQLAGPAAPLHRLLETVRDNSSLLSPVNVGVADEAPSPVSVNSKPEQQQALVIQRAFAGLSAMLHAAGEKPSYYDETHAAIVAVHDYAKAVQGSPDRGKAALHAVHQRFSMTGHDPIGTLQRVATGLPEPINHHVRKVADQTAQVLNVEALRELERRWDAEVYSFFQQRLAERYPFVVRAPDASLEDFEAFFGPKGRLQQFQDQYLKLFLKDNLEALQDGLQGRSLIRTDVIEQLERADRIRETFFDQRGNLSVQFSIEPLGLSANQRTSLLDLDGQLISYTHGPSQITGIVWPNTLGQHVRSNLTLLRQNGNSSSLEYRGPWSMFRLLSRGALNGRTATSVDLSFKTGDGVMRYRLNAEKAFNPITQQPFKGFRLPRGLLQQPVRVALAEQADVPVM, from the coding sequence ATGAATCAACTCTGGAAGTACCTCAAACGTTGGGGCTGGCCGCTCATGACCCGTATCGGTCTGGCAATGCCGCTGCTACTTGGGCTTGGTGCTGTGCTGATGCTGGTTGCCATCTGGTGGCTCGGCCCGCAATGGACGTGGCGCGATCAGCAGCCGTTGGCCAGTGTGGTGCATCGTAGTGTGGCCAGCCTGGTGCTCTTGTTGATGGTGCTGTTGTGCTGGTTGGTCGTGTTGAGAACGCGCTTTCGCCGCTTGCAAGCAGAGCGTCAGCAGGCAATGGACGCCGAGGCGGACCCGGCGCTACCGTTCGTTCACGCACAAGAGAAGGGGTTGAGCCAAGCGCTCGCACGCTATCTGGACAATGCCGGTGGGCGTCGCGCGCTGTACCGATTGCCGTGGTACCTCGTGCTGGGCGCCAGGCAGGCCGGCAAGAGCAGCTTTATTGACTGCACCGATCAAAGTTTCTCGTTGACCCGCATCGACAAGGCCCAGGCACGAGGCCGGCCTGCGCAGGCGCTCGCCTACCCCGTGGGATGGTGGATCAGCAATGATGCGGTGATCATCGACCCGCCCGGTGCCTTTATCAGCCAGAACGGTCCCGTAGATTCGCTGAGCAGTGGCTCCAGTGACGCTGAGTCCTCGGTACCGCCTGGAACCCAAGCCAACTTGTGGCAGCATCTGCTGGATTGGCTGCAGCGCAATCGAAGCCAGAGAGCCCTCAACGGCCTGGTGCTGGTTGTCGACCTGCCTGCGCTACTGCACGGTACCGTCGAGCAACGCACGGCCCTTGCCCACCTGCTGCGCACACGTCTTTACGAGGTGAGCAGCCAGTTGGGCTCGCGCTTGCCGCTTTATGTCGTGTTGAGCAAATTCGATCTGCTGGACGGCTTCGACCAATTCTACAGCAAGCTTTCGGCCGCCAAGCGCAACAGCCTGTTTGGATTCACGTTCAAGCTGGATGCGGTCGATACCTTCGACGCTTGGCTAGGCGAGTATGGCGAACATTACGATCGGTTGCTGGAGCAGCTGTTCGAGCAGGTGATCGATCAGCTGGACGTGCCGGGTAGCCCTGCGTTGCGTTCACGTCTCTACTCACTGCATAGGCAGTTGCTCGGGTTGCGCCCAGTACTGTTGGGCTTTCTGCGCGAGACCTTGGCAAGTGACCGTTTCACCACCCCGGCGCTGGTGCGCGGTGTGTATTGGTCGTCAGTCGTCCAGCACGGTGACGTGCGCAACGCCTTTGTCCGTGAGGCGGCGCAGCCTTACAAGACCAGCCTCCCCTTGGTTGAGGGCAAGACGCAGGGCAAGGCGTTGGCCTACTTCATTCAACAGGCCTTTGGACGGGTCATCTACAAAGAGGCCGGCCTTGCCGGCGATAACGTCAGGGTGGCTCGGCGCAAGCGCCAACTGCTGTGGGTGGGTTCTTCTGTAGGCGTTCTGGCCTTCTGCGTCGCCATCGCCAGCTGGCATCGTTACTTCGACATCAATGGCGTCAAGGCCGCCAGCGTGCTGGCCAAGAGCCGGGAGTACAGCCATCACGAAGTGGATCAGCGTCTGGACCCGACCGGGCGCAACTTGCTGGAGCCGCTGGACCAGATCCGCGATGCGGTAGCAGTGTTTGGCGACTACCGCGCTGCGTGGCCGGGTGTTGCTGATCTGGGGCTGTACCAGGGCCGTACCATCGGGCCGACCGTGGATGAGGCGTACCTCAGCTTGTTGTCCAGGCGCTTCTTGCCTGCGTTGGCCAGCGGCGTGATCGAGGCCATGGATGCGGCGCCCCCCGGCAGCGAGCAGCAAATGACCGCGCTCCGGGTTTACCGGATGCTTGAGGATCGCCGGAACCGTCGAGCGGAATGGGTCGAGGACTGGATGGCGCAACAATGGCAACAGGCCTTCCCCGGCCAGGGGCAGCTGCAACGAGACCTCATGCGGCACCTGAAGTATGCGCTGGCCTACGCGGATACCGACCTGCCGCAGTATCGCCAGCGTGTCAGCCAAGTGCAGCAGACATTGCGTAAGGTGCCGTTGCCACAACGCGTGTATGCGGGCCTGAAGCAGCAGGCCCAGGAGCAGTTGCATACCGGTCTGGACCTGCGTCATCAGGTGGGGCCTGCGTTCGATGTCGTTTACCAGCTGTCTTCCGGCTCGAGCCAGGGCGACAATGGCGTTTTGCTGGCGCCAATGCTCACCGCCAAAGGCTTCAAGGAGTACTTTGAACCGCGTAGTCAGCGCTTTACGGAAATGGCCATGATCGACCAGTGGGTACTGGGGGAACGTGCTCAACTGGATTACTCCGATGCCGACCAGGCTGCGCTGAACGAGCGCCTGCGCAACCTGTACAGCGCCGACTACATCGACAGCTGGCGCCGCGCCTTGAACGCATTCTCCGTGGCGGATTTTCGAGACCTGGATCATGGCGTCACGATCCTTGAACAGTTGGCCGGGCCAGCGGCGCCGTTGCACCGATTGCTGGAGACGGTTCGCGACAACAGTTCGCTGTTATCACCGGTTAATGTTGGCGTGGCGGATGAGGCCCCTTCGCCTGTTTCGGTCAACAGCAAGCCTGAGCAACAACAGGCGCTGGTCATCCAGCGGGCGTTTGCAGGCTTGAGCGCCATGTTGCACGCTGCAGGCGAAAAACCGAGCTACTACGATGAAACCCACGCAGCCATAGTCGCCGTCCACGACTATGCCAAGGCGGTACAGGGTAGCCCAGACCGAGGCAAGGCTGCGCTGCACGCAGTGCATCAACGCTTTTCAATGACCGGGCACGACCCCATCGGCACCTTGCAACGCGTTGCCACTGGCTTGCCGGAGCCAATCAATCATCACGTTAGAAAGGTGGCAGATCAAACGGCGCAGGTGCTGAACGTTGAAGCGCTGCGCGAGTTGGAGCGGCGATGGGATGCTGAAGTCTACAGCTTCTTCCAGCAGCGCCTGGCAGAGCGCTACCCTTTCGTAGTCAGGGCACCCGACGCTTCGCTGGAAGACTTTGAGGCGTTCTTCGGGCCGAAGGGGCGACTGCAGCAGTTCCAGGATCAATACCTGAAGCTTTTCCTCAAGGACAATCTGGAAGCCTTGCAGGATGGTTTGCAGGGGCGCTCCCTGATCCGTACCGATGTGATCGAGCAGCTGGAACGGGCCGATCGCATCCGCGAAACGTTCTTTGATCAGCGCGGTAACCTCAGCGTGCAGTTCAGTATCGAGCCGTTGGGGCTTAGTGCAAATCAACGCACCAGCCTGTTGGATCTGGATGGCCAGCTGATTTCCTACACCCACGGCCCAAGCCAGATCACCGGTATTGTCTGGCCCAATACCTTGGGGCAACACGTGCGCAGCAACCTGACCCTGCTCAGGCAGAACGGCAATAGCAGCAGCCTGGAGTATCGAGGGCCTTGGTCGATGTTTCGCCTGCTGAGCCGCGGTGCGCTCAATGGGCGTACGGCAACCAGCGTGGACCTGAGCTTCAAAACAGGTGATGGTGTGATGCGCTACAGGCTGAACGCGGAAAAGGCCTTCAACCCAATTACTCAACAACCGTTCAAAGGTTTTCGGTTGCCCCGAGGGTTGTTGCAACAGCCAGTCAGGGTGGCGTTGGCCGAACAGGCGGATGTGCCTGTCATGTAG
- a CDS encoding DUF4880 domain-containing protein, whose protein sequence is MTRLLLPLEHPTPAAEHDADDALLHALKRLPRRVQQVFLLNRLDRLDFASIAVRLDLPLASIERNMGQALQAGRSRRDVLTSVAGQWYVRLQSPQVTACERIDFRRWLDADTANLQAFHDTELRWRSLLAPARQLGHDGWYRQGRAALSLGGCSVAVGLGVAALVLVGFWA, encoded by the coding sequence ATGACCCGTCTGCTGCTGCCCCTTGAACACCCCACTCCTGCTGCCGAGCATGATGCCGACGACGCCCTGCTGCATGCACTGAAGCGGCTACCACGGCGCGTACAGCAAGTATTCCTGCTCAACCGCCTCGATCGGCTGGACTTCGCCAGCATCGCTGTGCGCCTTGACCTGCCACTGGCGAGTATCGAGCGCAACATGGGCCAGGCGCTGCAGGCTGGCCGCTCGCGCCGGGATGTGCTGACGAGCGTGGCCGGGCAATGGTATGTGCGCTTGCAGAGTCCGCAAGTGACGGCGTGCGAGCGTATCGACTTCCGCCGCTGGCTGGATGCCGATACGGCGAACTTGCAGGCGTTTCACGATACGGAACTGCGGTGGCGCAGCCTGCTGGCGCCGGCACGGCAATTGGGCCATGACGGCTGGTATCGGCAAGGCCGGGCGGCGCTGTCGCTGGGCGGCTGCTCGGTTGCGGTCGGGCTGGGCGTGGCGGCGTTGGTGCTGGTTGGGTTCTGGGCGTGA
- a CDS encoding helix-turn-helix domain-containing protein: MENWNAFLKRYKREHNLSQLQLAERLGMTQGGVGHWLRGTRRPTLETINEKLEKLGLVFLEAQVMVVERDIVREAQGLYTAEQPVSAEALLYASFRFPVLSWADLQGPLPETSTSHEQTDYMPAGNAFWLVVENDSMNAASGKSVPEGMRVLVDTGLEAQPGRLVIARQPGRPAVLRQLVEEGGDKMLRPLNTRYPTVLCEEGCAFLGVVVRVHGAF, encoded by the coding sequence ATGGAAAACTGGAACGCATTTCTCAAGCGCTACAAGCGCGAACATAACCTCAGTCAGCTCCAACTGGCCGAGCGCCTGGGCATGACGCAGGGGGGCGTGGGGCATTGGCTGCGTGGCACGCGTCGGCCGACGCTGGAAACCATCAATGAAAAGCTGGAGAAGCTTGGGCTGGTGTTTCTGGAAGCCCAGGTCATGGTGGTCGAGCGCGACATCGTGCGTGAGGCGCAAGGGCTCTATACGGCCGAGCAGCCGGTTTCAGCCGAGGCGCTGCTCTATGCCAGCTTCCGCTTCCCGGTGCTGAGTTGGGCTGACCTGCAGGGGCCATTGCCTGAAACGAGCACGTCCCATGAGCAGACGGACTATATGCCCGCTGGCAATGCGTTCTGGCTGGTGGTTGAAAACGACTCGATGAATGCGGCCAGTGGTAAGAGCGTGCCCGAGGGCATGCGCGTGCTGGTGGATACCGGGCTGGAGGCACAGCCCGGCAGGTTGGTCATTGCACGGCAGCCGGGGCGCCCGGCGGTATTGCGGCAGTTGGTCGAAGAGGGTGGAGACAAGATGCTCAGGCCACTGAATACGCGCTATCCGACGGTTTTGTGTGAAGAAGGCTGCGCGTTTCTGGGAGTGGTGGTGCGGGTACATGGGGCCTTTTGA
- a CDS encoding ATP-grasp domain-containing protein, which yields MSRPALTTLLVANRGEIACRVMRTAKAMGLTTVAVHSATDRDARHSREADIRVDLGGTKAAESYLLVDKLLAAAKASGAQAIHPGYGFLSENAGFARAIEQAGLIFLGPPASAIDAMGSKSAAKALMEAAGVPLVPGYHGEAQDLDTFRAAAERIGYPVLLKASAGGGGKGMKVVEEESQLADALASAQREAQSSFGDARMLVEKYVLKPRHVEIQVFADQHGNCLYLNERDCSIQRRHQKVVEEAPAPGLSPELRQAMGEAAVRAAQAIGYVGAGTVEFLLDARGEFFFMEMNTRLQVEHPVTEAITGLDLVAWQIRVACGEALPITQEQVPLIGHAIEVRLYAEDPANDFLPATGKLALYRESAPGEGRRVDSGVSEGDVVSPFYDPMLGKLIAWGENREQARLRLLAMLDEFAIGGLKTNIAFLRRILAHPAFAAAELDTGFIPRHQDVLLPAPRALPAGFWEAAAEAWLQGQAGHQRDDDCHSPWSGRNGLRLGLPARSSLHLVSAGQDQAVALERSAASTWQLQGEQLVHDQNGVRRQHLATRRGGTLYLHWDGEMHAIEAFDPIAEAEASHSHQGGLGAPMNGSIVRVLVEPGQVVEAGTALVVLEAMKMEHSIRAPHAGTVKALFCLEGDMVSEGTVLVELGE from the coding sequence CACCGACCGTGACGCCCGTCACAGCCGCGAAGCCGACATCCGCGTCGACCTGGGCGGCACCAAGGCTGCCGAAAGCTACCTGCTGGTCGACAAGCTGCTGGCCGCAGCCAAGGCCAGCGGCGCCCAGGCTATCCACCCCGGCTATGGCTTTCTGTCCGAGAACGCAGGTTTCGCCCGCGCCATCGAGCAGGCCGGGCTGATATTCCTCGGCCCACCGGCCAGCGCCATCGACGCCATGGGCAGCAAATCGGCAGCCAAGGCGCTGATGGAGGCCGCCGGCGTGCCGTTGGTACCGGGCTACCATGGCGAGGCCCAAGACCTGGACACCTTCCGCGCCGCGGCCGAACGCATCGGCTACCCGGTGCTGCTCAAGGCCAGCGCTGGCGGCGGTGGCAAGGGCATGAAAGTGGTCGAGGAAGAAAGCCAACTGGCCGACGCCCTGGCGTCGGCCCAGCGTGAGGCACAGTCGTCGTTCGGCGATGCGCGCATGCTGGTGGAAAAGTACGTGCTCAAGCCACGTCATGTCGAAATCCAGGTGTTTGCCGACCAGCACGGCAACTGCCTGTACCTTAACGAACGCGACTGTTCCATTCAGCGCCGCCATCAGAAGGTGGTGGAAGAGGCCCCTGCGCCCGGCCTGTCGCCCGAACTGCGCCAGGCCATGGGCGAAGCGGCGGTGCGTGCCGCCCAGGCTATCGGTTACGTGGGTGCTGGCACCGTGGAGTTTCTGCTTGATGCACGTGGCGAGTTCTTCTTCATGGAGATGAACACCCGCCTGCAGGTGGAACACCCGGTCACCGAGGCCATCACCGGCCTGGACCTTGTTGCCTGGCAAATTCGCGTGGCCTGCGGCGAAGCCCTGCCGATCACACAGGAACAGGTGCCGCTGATCGGCCATGCCATCGAAGTGCGCCTGTATGCCGAAGACCCGGCCAACGATTTTTTACCCGCGACCGGTAAATTGGCGCTGTACCGTGAATCGGCGCCTGGCGAAGGCCGCCGGGTGGACAGCGGGGTCAGCGAAGGCGATGTGGTGTCGCCGTTCTACGACCCGATGCTGGGCAAGCTGATTGCCTGGGGTGAAAACCGCGAACAGGCACGCCTGCGCTTGCTGGCCATGCTCGACGAGTTTGCCATTGGCGGGCTGAAGACCAACATCGCCTTCCTGCGCCGCATTCTCGCGCACCCTGCGTTCGCGGCGGCAGAGCTGGACACCGGCTTCATTCCCCGCCACCAGGATGTGCTGCTACCGGCGCCACGTGCGCTGCCTGCTGGCTTTTGGGAGGCGGCAGCCGAAGCCTGGCTGCAGGGCCAGGCGGGGCATCAGCGCGATGACGATTGCCATTCGCCTTGGAGCGGGCGTAACGGCCTGCGCTTGGGCCTGCCGGCACGCAGTAGCTTGCATCTGGTAAGCGCCGGACAAGATCAGGCAGTGGCCTTGGAACGTAGCGCTGCTTCTACCTGGCAGCTGCAAGGTGAGCAGTTGGTGCATGACCAGAACGGCGTGCGTCGCCAGCATCTGGCAACCCGTCGGGGTGGCACGCTGTACCTGCACTGGGATGGCGAAATGCATGCCATCGAAGCCTTCGACCCGATTGCCGAGGCCGAAGCCAGCCACAGCCATCAGGGTGGGCTGGGTGCGCCCATGAACGGCAGTATCGTGCGGGTGCTGGTCGAACCTGGGCAGGTGGTGGAAGCCGGTACTGCGCTGGTGGTACTGGAGGCCATGAAGATGGAGCACAGCATTCGTGCGCCGCATGCCGGCACGGTGAAGGCGCTGTTCTGCCTGGAGGGGGACATGGTCAGCGAAGGGACTGTGCTGGTCGAGCTGGGTGAGTGA